The Pan troglodytes isolate AG18354 chromosome 6, NHGRI_mPanTro3-v2.0_pri, whole genome shotgun sequence genomic sequence GTGCTACAGGCCCTATTCCAGGCCCTATGGCCTGTGGAACCTCACCACGGGGGGGAGGGCTGGGCCAGACGGAGACATCACCTGTGGTGTCAGCCCCATGGATGAGACAGAGTGGATACACAGACATCCCAAGGCTGAGGACCTAAGGGTTGGGCTCATCAGCTGGGCAGGAACCTACCTCACCTTTGAGGCATGCAAGAATACAGTCACTGCAACTGCGAAGAGTTTGGGCAGGAGACAGGTGACAAAGCAAACCCATGCTGGCACCAGTTTTCTGAGTGgccaagctgtgtgtgtgtgtgtgaatgtgtgtatgtgtgtgtgtgtgtatgtacttgCCTGTATATGAAAGTATACTGGAACCAGTTTTCTGAGTGgccaagctgtgtgtgtgtgtgtgtgtgtgtgtgtgtacttgccTGTATATGAAAGTATACTGGAACCAGTTTTCTGAGTGgccaagctgtgtgtgtgtgtgtgtgtgtgtgtgtgtgtgtgcacttgccTGTATATGAAAGCAGGGTGTACTCTCAACCTAATCACTTTCCTAGGTTCTGCCAGTGCCAGGCCTGAGACTTTTCTACTCTAGGCTTTTGTTCACAGACCCTATTGCCCCATCTCCCACCTCTCAATTTATTCCGCAAGGTGAAGCCTCAGCCTTGCCCTTGCTGCCTTGTCCTGCTCTAACTGTCCCTATTCCCCATCCCAGCACAGGGTGGTTGTGTCAGAAAGAAGAGAAGTGGAGAGCACAGGGTGGTTGTGTCAGAAAGAGGAGAAGTGGAGAGCCCAGGTGGGAAAGCAGAATTGTGGGCATCCAGGGGAAGTTGGACCAGTGGAGTTATTGCAAAGCCTATGTTTCTGTTCTGGTTGTGGTTTGAGAATGGGGAACTCCAGAAGCCCTAGCAGTGTCGGTCTTCATTCTAGAGAGGAATGTAGGCACCTCTGGGATGGGTGCCAGAGTGAGGCAGGGGCGAAGTTCTTCCTCTTATAACAAGGTTGATCACAGCTGAACCAGGCAGTTGCATCTGAACTGTTCATGCTCCCATCTTCATCCCTGGAGCCAGGGCCTGCCTATAAGAGCTTTTGCTTCTGTCTTGCCAAGCTGGAAGGCAACCTTTGGGGATGGAGGTATTGGCTAAGTGTGCTCTCTGCGGACAAcagtgaggaagaaaaaagtaagacTTACACCAAAgcgtttctttaaaaattaggtaTTGAAGAGTGGGATTAAGAAAGGAGGGAGGTTTACCTTCTGTTAGCTGAAGGAGGTAGACATCTAGAACTTCTCTTTGGATATTGCCATCTGGCTGCAGGGGTGGAAGGGCCCAGAGATCTCTTGATGAGGGGATAGTGGGAAAGTGGAAGAGCTGACAGCAAGGAGATACCAGGGCTGATGTGGAAGAGGAGGTGGTTGGTGCTGATGAAGGTGCCAGGGTGATACCAGCCATGACAGTTGCAGGGCTCCTTGGTCTGGTAACTTCGTGATACTGatttccctcttctccctcctgaTGCCTCCAGACCTGGGAGATCTTGGTGAGCAATGAGCATGAGACACAGGCCGTGGTGCGACTAAAGAGCGTGCAGGGCCTCTACCTGCTGTGTGAGTGTGATGGCACCGTGTGTTATGGCCGCCCAAGGACCAGCCACCACGGGTGCTTTCTACTGCGTTTCCACCGGAACAGCAAGTGGACCCTCCAGTGCCTAATCTCTGGTCGTTATTTGGAGTCCAATGGCAAGGACGTGTTTTGCACTTCCCACGTCCTCTCAGCTTACCACATGTGGACCCCCCGACCAGCCCTCCATGTCCACGTGATCCTCTACAGCCCCATCCACCGCTGCTATGCCCGGGCTGACCCCACTATGGGCCGCATCTGGGTGGACGCAGCAGTTCCCTGCCTGGAGGAGTGTGGCTTCCTCTTGCATTTCCGAGATGGATGCTACCACCTGGAGACCTCTACACACCACTTCTTGTCCCATGTAGACCGGCTGTTCTCCCAACCCTCATCACAGACAGCTTTTCACATGCAAGTGCAGCCTGGAGGGCTTGTGGCACTGTGTGATGGAGAAGGAGGCATGTTATATCCACAGGGCACACATCTGCTCTTGGGCATGGGCTGCAACCCCATGAGGGGTGAGGAGTGGTTCATCCTACAGCACTGCCCAACCTGGGTCAGCCTCAGGTCAAAGACTGGGCGGTTCATCTCAGTCATCTACGGCAAGTGCTGGACCCAAcacagatggagggagggagggctggctgttaaaaagaggaaaatgtgtTTGGGATCAGCACAGATTTTTGAGTCTGCTAATAAGGAAGATCCTGGGGACCCAAGGGGATCTTTTGTGCCATCGAGAAGGACAGAAAAGCATGGGTATGGGATTTAGGGGAAAGTTGCCTAGGTCTTCTCCAGACCTACCATGGTCCAACAGAAAGTGATGAAGTTTGAGGAGGGAGGGACAGAAGCCCCGGTCATAAAACATGGAGGAGGGGCCGAGACTGAGGGGGAGGCTTTTACTGACATGCGCTTCCTCTGCAGATGGTGAGGTGCGTGCTGCTTCTGAGCGCTTAAACCCAATGTCCTTGTTCCAGTTTGAATGTGACAGTGAGAGCCCCACTGTGCAGCTTCGTTCAGCCAATGGCTACTACCTATCCCAGGTGAGATCTTGGCTTCCTGAGCAAGAGAAACCTTAAGCTCTGAGCTCTCCCTCCCTagacttccttctcctttttcaaGGCAAATGATGAGAGGATGATGTGGGCTGTGGAGGCACTTGTTGATAAACATTCATTTTCACCCAATGGgggctcctttaaaaaaaaaaacaaaaatcaactttattaaggtataatttgaaagtttgtaaattatgtaatactcatatgtataaattatgtatattatttacaaataagtatattatgtatgttttataaataaaatgcacctattaagtataaaattcagtaagttttgacaaatgtatccaTCCATGCAACCATGCCGTAAGCATATCACaagtgagaaaatatttccaacacCACAAAATTTCCTCTTGCTTCTTTGCAGTCAGTTTCCCTCCACCCTTGCCTCCCTCTCCCAGCTACCACTGATCTGTGTTCTGTCTCCGTGAATTAGATTTGCCTACCTACTTTAGCGTTTCTGATCAATGGAAACATACAGTATGTATGGTACATACGTTTCTTGTGCTTGGcacaatgtttttaaggttcGTTCATAATGTTCGTgtgtcagtagttcattcctttttattgccgaGTAGTATTCTATAATGCTGCTCATAAACAtgatttgtttatctattcacttgttgatgaacacttggcTGGTTTCTAGtctgggctattatgaataaagttgctataagcattcatgtacaagtctttttgtgaacatacattttcatttatcttgggtaaataTGTAGGAGTGGAATTACTAGGTTGTATAATAGATATGTACTTAACTTTGGAAGAAAGTGTCAGTTTTCTAAAGTGattatactattttacattcttgtCAATAACGTATGAGGGTTCTAAGAattccatatcctcaccaatagTAAAGCTGGCTTTTGGATTGTCTTTTTTAGCCACTCTAGTGGGTGTGTAATTTATGGATTTAATTCACATTTACCTTATAATTAGTAaggtttagaatttttttttttttttttttgagatgaagtcttgctctgttgcctgggctggagggcagtggctcagtctcggctcaccacaacctccgcttcctgggttcaagagattctcctacctcaacctcccaagtagctgggactacaggcatgcgccaccatgcccggctaattttttgtatttctagtagagatggggtttcactacattggccaggctggtctcgaactcctgaccccatgatctgcccgtgtcagcctcccaaagtgctgggattacaggcatgagccaccatgcctgttttcatgtgctcattggccatttgtatatcttctctgtGACATATCTGTTCAGATGCTTTGCCATTTGTTACTGGGTTGTTTGTCTTATTAATGcgttgtaagtgttctttatgTGTTCTAAATCCAAGTCCTTTGCCAAATATATgtattgcaaaagttttctccaaaCCTGGGGCttacctttttatttgtttaatggaTCTTTTGAGAAGcaagtttttaatttcagtgaagttcagtttatcaatttttttaaatggttactGCTTTTCTTGtcccaagaaatcattgcctaccCCAAAGTTGCAAAGAacttctcttatgttttcttctagatgtttCATAGTTTAACTTTCACTTTTATGCCTATGATCTACTTTAAAATGATTTTGGAGTCAAGACTGAGGTTTATTTCTCTCCCTATGATATCCTGGTGTAGTTTTTATGCTGTGCTCTGGGATACAGCACAgactgggggaaggggaagagctGAGGCCACAGCACATCTTCCAAAAAGGTTCTGAAAGCATCAACTCTGGGAGCATGAAAAAGGCTGATGGGTGGGATGTGGGAAGAGGGTCTAGGAATAAAACTGATGGGAAGAAAGCTGAGATTGTCAGTCCTTACTCCTCATCTCTGTTTCTGACATTCTTTCCAGAGGCGCCACAGGGCAGTAATGGCTGATGGGCACCCCCTGGAGTCTGACACGTTCTTCCGAATGCACTGGAACTGTGGCAGGATCATCCTGCAGTCCTGCAGGGGGCGCTTCCTGGGCATTGCACCCAACAGCCTGCTGATGGCCAATTCCATCCTTCCAGGTGAGTGGAGCAGCCTTCCTGCCAGATGATTCCAAGTCAGGGAGAACTTTAGAGGGAGGTGGAAtatgattgttaaaaagagcactgaaggccgggcgtggtggctcatgcctgtaatcccagcactttgggaggctgaggtgggtggatcacgaggttaggagtttgagaccagcctgaccacgtgaaaccccgtctctactaaagatacaaaaattagccagacatggtggtgcgggcctgtaatcccagctacttaggaggctaaggcaggagaattgcttgaacctgggacttggaggttgcagtgagccaagatcgtgccactgcattgcagcctgggcgacagagcgagactccatctccaaaaaaaaaaaaaaagcactggagTTGGGGTCGGAAGATTTGGGTCTGTACTTGTTCAGTCACTGAATTTTTGTCATCACTTGAGCAAAGCacctccttgagcctcagttttgtcgtctataaaaatgaacatttcatTGTCTACAACTCTGCGGCCTCACagagttgtcatgaggattaaacaCATCAACACATCTCAAAGGAAGGAAGAATATTAAAGCTTCTTGGGTTTCGCATGTGCTAGGTACTCTCACAAACATTTCACAAGCACCTAGCATAagacctgacacatagtaggtgttcattCACTGTTAAAATATTGACCACACCCTTCTGCAATTAGCGTCCCCCCTCCTGCTTCCACTTGGGAAAACACCTAAAGGCAGCCCATCCAGATAACTCCTTCCTATTTCCTTCAGGCCCAAATGAGGAATTTGGGATTTTATTTGCCAATCGCTCCTTCCTTGTATTGCGAGGTCGTTATGGCTATGTGGGCTCCTCATCGGGCCATGACCTCATACAGTGCAACCAGGATCAGCCCGACTGCATTCATCTACTACCCTGCCGACCGGGTATCTACCACTTCCAGGGTGAGTGGCTCCTCTTCCCTGCCCAAGGGTTCACAGTCTAGTCCCTGCCTTAGCCCCAGCTCAGACTTCAGGGCCTGCCACTCAGGGCTTGCtcattataaaaggaaaaacaggccaggcgcagtggctcatgcctgtaatcccagcactttgggaggctgaggcgggcagatcacgaggtcaggagatcgagaccatcctggctaacacggtgaaaccccgtctctactaaaaat encodes the following:
- the FSCN3 gene encoding fascin-3; this translates as MDETEWIHRHPKAEDLRVGLISWAGTYLTFEACKNTVTATAKSLGRRQTWEILVSNEHETQAVVRLKSVQGLYLLCECDGTVCYGRPRTSHHGCFLLRFHRNSKWTLQCLISGRYLESNGKDVFCTSHVLSAYHMWTPRPALHVHVILYSPIHRCYARADPTMGRIWVDAAVPCLEECGFLLHFRDGCYHLETSTHHFLSHVDRLFSQPSSQTAFHMQVQPGGLVALCDGEGGMLYPQGTHLLLGMGCNPMRGEEWFILQHCPTWVSLRSKTGRFISVIYDGEVRAASERLNPMSLFQFECDSESPTVQLRSANGYYLSQRRHRAVMADGHPLESDTFFRMHWNCGRIILQSCRGRFLGIAPNSLLMANSILPGPNEEFGILFANRSFLVLRGRYGYVGSSSGHDLIQCNQDQPDCIHLLPCRPGIYHFQAQGGSFWSITSFGTFRPWGKFALNFCIELQGSNLLTVLAPNGFYMRADQSGTLLADSEDITRECIWEF
- the FSCN3 gene encoding fascin-3 isoform X1, whose product is MDETEWIHRHPKAEDLRVGLISWAGTYLTFEACKNTVTATAKSLGRRQTWEILVSNEHETQAVVRLKSVQGLYLLCECDGTVCYGRPRTSHHGCFLLRFHRNSKWTLQCLISGRYLESNGKDVFCTSHVLSAYHMWTPRPALHVHVILYSPIHRCYARADPTMGRIWVDAAVPCLEECGFLLHFRDGCYHLETSTHHFLSHVDRLFSQPSSQTAFHMQVQPGGLVALCDGEGGMLYPQGTHLLLGMGCNPMRGEEWFILQHCPTWVSLRSKTGRFISVIYDGEVRAASERLNPMSLFQFECDSESPTVQLRSANGYYLSQRRHRAVMADGHPLESDTFFRMHWNCGRIILQSCRGRFLGIAPNSLLMANSILPGPNEEFGILFANRSFLVLRGRYGYVGSSSGHDLIQCNQDQPDCIHLLPCRPGIYHFQGGILLVNNILWHLSPLGQVCPQLLYRASGEQLTHCTGPQWLLHASRPKWHPVGRQ